Proteins found in one Phycisphaerales bacterium genomic segment:
- a CDS encoding D-glycerate dehydrogenase, protein MPHPTVAICRALPGTIDLPGAEVRMGTERALPRQQLLEFVRGAHVLITWVSEKVDNELLDAAGPQLKAVCNFAVGTDNIDLKACAARGIKVTNTPNAVTEGTADLAWLLIMAVARRLIEADRFARSPLYPQHGPLGPTELVGQDLTGKTLCIVGAGRIGYATAMRSLAWGMKQLYVARSRHWDFELAPLNSRRVTLEEGLAQADVVSIHCPLTPQTRGLINARALALMKPSAILVNTARGPIVDEQALVDALKAGKLYGAGLDVYEREPQVHPDLITMTNVVLTPHIGSAAARFRAAMTEMACANARAVLAGVEPPNRVV, encoded by the coding sequence ATGCCCCACCCCACCGTCGCCATCTGCCGCGCCCTCCCCGGCACCATTGATCTTCCCGGCGCCGAGGTCCGCATGGGCACCGAGCGTGCCCTCCCGCGCCAGCAGCTCCTCGAGTTCGTCCGCGGCGCCCACGTCCTCATCACCTGGGTCTCCGAGAAGGTCGACAACGAGCTCCTCGACGCCGCCGGCCCGCAGCTCAAGGCCGTCTGCAACTTCGCCGTGGGCACCGACAACATCGACCTCAAAGCCTGCGCCGCCCGCGGTATCAAGGTCACCAACACCCCCAACGCCGTCACCGAGGGCACCGCCGACCTCGCGTGGCTGCTCATCATGGCCGTGGCGCGCCGTCTCATCGAGGCCGACCGCTTCGCCCGCTCACCGCTCTACCCCCAGCACGGCCCGCTCGGCCCCACCGAGCTCGTCGGCCAGGACCTCACCGGCAAGACGCTCTGCATCGTCGGCGCCGGCCGCATCGGCTACGCCACCGCCATGCGCTCGCTCGCCTGGGGCATGAAGCAGCTCTACGTCGCCCGCTCCCGCCACTGGGACTTCGAGCTCGCACCGCTCAACTCCAGGCGCGTCACACTCGAAGAAGGCCTCGCCCAGGCCGACGTCGTCAGCATCCACTGCCCCCTCACCCCCCAGACCCGCGGCCTCATCAACGCCCGCGCCCTCGCCCTGATGAAGCCGTCCGCTATCCTCGTCAACACCGCCCGCGGCCCCATCGTAGACGAGCAGGCCCTCGTCGACGCCCTCAAGGCCGGCAAGCTCTACGGCGCCGGCCTCGACGTCTACGAGCGCGAGCCGCAGGTGCACCCCGATCTCATCACCATGACCAACGTCGTTCTCACACCCCACATCGGCAGCGCCGCCGCACGCTTCCGCGCCGCTATGACCGAGATGGCCTGCGCCAACGCACGCGCCGTGCTCGCGGGCGTCGAGCCGCCCAACCGAGTCGTCTAA